A single window of Grus americana isolate bGruAme1 chromosome 6, bGruAme1.mat, whole genome shotgun sequence DNA harbors:
- the TMEM177 gene encoding transmembrane protein 177, which yields MAVQFLRKASVWLKKRKITLLAVSCVGLFGANLSYHVFPEQTFKLLHECWSEGQPAELSQRLCGVFQDVLQDTDVKSTDSYRAFAASGFHPVSAGIPWLPAGSLVGIPPNFDSTAEDKKGIVNHVVMINGKEVDWESSEGVALKEALTFSLNAQKFAIAREVVYLQNSSPLASAVVAPTCLAGTFLCGRGIKLLLGLSPGPMILRSICNLITAAGGLMCYYVSYDAMTYHLDCKADRKAATVSKDYARGGVEFYDKILSRNRILRGLMGKQGMKMYAPSGNLFPRHWFRIKYTPYTYRRDLIVNILRELHA from the coding sequence ATGGCAGTGCAGTTCCTGCGGAAGGCATCTGTGTGGTTAAAGAAGCGCAAGATCACTTTGTTGGCCGTTTCTTGCGTGGGACTGTTTGGCGCTAACCTTTCCTATCATGTGTTTCCTGAGCAGACGTTCAAACTGTTGCACGAGTGCTGGTCAGAGGGGCAGCCAGCTGAGCTTTCACAGAGGCTCTGTGGTGTCTTTCAGGATGTCCTTCAAGATACTGATGTGAAGTCCACTGACTCCTATCGAGCTTTTGCAGCTTCTGGCTTCCACCCTGTGAGTGCTGGAAtcccctggctgcctgcaggctcTTTGGTGGGCATCCCACCTAACTTTGATAGCACGGCTGAGGATAAAAAAGGAATAGTCAACCATGTTGTCATGATCAATGGCAAGGAAGTAGACTGGGAGAGCAGCGAAGGTGTTGCTTTGAAGGAAGCTCTGACATTTTCGCTTAATGCTCAGAAGTTTGCCATTGCCAGAGAAGTTGTGTATTTGCAGAACAGCAGCCCCTTAGCAAGTGCAGTTGTGGCTCCAACTTGCTTAGCTGGCACATTTCTCTGCGGGAGAGGTATAAAGCTACTTCTGGGTTTATCTCCTGGCCCCATGATACTTCGCAGCATCTGTAACCTCATAACTGCAGCTGGTGGATTAATGTGCTATTACGTTTCTTATGATGCTATGACCTATCACCTGGACTGCAAGGCTGACAGAAAGGCAGCTACTGTTTCCAAAGACTATGCCAGAGGCGGGGTTGAATTCTATGATAAAATCTTATCCCGCAACAGGATTCTTCGTGGTCTGATGGGCAAACAAGGGATGAAAATGTATGCCCCGAGCGGTAACCTTTTCCCAAGACACTGGTTCAGAATAAAGTATACCCCGTACACTTACCGAAGAGATTTGattgttaatattttaagagaGCTCCATGCATAG